One part of the Streptomyces sp. NBC_00286 genome encodes these proteins:
- a CDS encoding ABC transporter ATP-binding protein yields MRAEPALASPGTTAESVPTPEVAKAESTVGAVPPSTQPATLAVDDLSVDIRTSAGPIPVVHGVSFAVRSGETLALLGESGCGKSMTAHAVAGLLDPAAEVVGGQVRLEGEDVLALGARARRRLAGPGLAIVFQDALSALNPVHTVGAQLAEPFRIHERLSRRAARAKAVELMERVGIPEARSRADAYPHQFSGGMRQRLLIAMAVALRPKVLLADEPTTALDVTVQAQIMDLLQELRSEQQMALVLITHDLGLVAEHADRVAVMYAGTVVETGPVAEVFAKPNHPYTRGLLESVPAEQHKGSRLSSIPGGPPDPRAVPSGCAFRTRCPMARDLCATHRPTLSATGADRAAACHFGKELADA; encoded by the coding sequence ATGAGGGCAGAACCGGCCCTCGCCTCTCCGGGGACGACGGCCGAATCGGTCCCCACCCCCGAAGTGGCAAAGGCTGAATCCACCGTCGGTGCCGTGCCGCCCTCAACTCAACCCGCCACCCTGGCCGTTGACGACCTGTCGGTCGACATCCGCACCTCCGCCGGGCCCATCCCCGTCGTGCACGGCGTGAGTTTCGCCGTGCGCTCCGGCGAGACGCTGGCCCTCCTGGGCGAGTCCGGGTGCGGCAAGAGCATGACCGCGCACGCGGTCGCGGGGCTGCTCGATCCGGCCGCAGAAGTCGTGGGTGGGCAGGTGCGGTTGGAGGGTGAGGACGTGCTCGCGCTGGGCGCGCGGGCGCGGCGTCGGCTCGCCGGGCCGGGGCTCGCCATCGTCTTTCAGGACGCGCTCAGCGCACTCAACCCCGTTCACACCGTCGGCGCGCAACTCGCGGAACCGTTCCGTATCCACGAGCGGCTGTCGCGGCGCGCCGCGCGAGCCAAAGCCGTCGAGCTCATGGAACGCGTCGGCATCCCGGAGGCACGGTCGCGCGCGGACGCGTACCCGCACCAGTTCTCCGGAGGCATGCGCCAGCGACTGCTGATCGCGATGGCCGTCGCGCTGCGGCCGAAGGTGCTGCTCGCCGACGAGCCGACGACGGCGTTGGACGTCACCGTGCAGGCCCAGATCATGGACCTCCTGCAGGAGTTGCGCAGCGAGCAGCAGATGGCTCTGGTCCTCATCACGCACGACCTCGGGCTCGTGGCCGAGCACGCGGACCGGGTCGCCGTCATGTACGCGGGTACGGTCGTGGAGACCGGACCGGTGGCCGAAGTGTTCGCCAAGCCCAACCACCCTTACACCCGAGGCCTGTTGGAGTCGGTACCGGCCGAGCAGCACAAGGGCTCTCGGCTGAGCTCCATCCCCGGAGGCCCGCCCGACCCACGCGCCGTGCCCTCCGGCTGCGCCTTCCGTACGCGCTGTCCGATGGCCCGCGACCTGTGCGCCACCCACCGG
- a CDS encoding ABC transporter permease → MLTMLRRRAVSSVIPLLVVVLGVFFLARLTGDPANLYLPLSATPEQRAEFAARNGLDDPLVAQFGDYLGQVFHLDFGESLRTAQPAGEAVLRAFPATLQLAGWTMLLAILGAVVIGSLAAYRPNSATDRFASFLSSTAASVPDFWFAIMGVLVFAVTLGWLPTSGTSGAAAWVLPVVTLLIRPFGVLVQVVRGAMVSALSAPYVKVARSKGASEPRVVFGHALRNAAAPALTVAGDLAVGLVNGAVVVETIFGWPGIGKLMIDSVLQRDFAVLQAAVLLTALVIFALNILVDICHALLDPRVRQQAAA, encoded by the coding sequence ATGCTCACCATGCTGCGCCGTCGCGCGGTCTCCAGCGTGATCCCCTTGCTGGTCGTGGTTCTCGGGGTGTTCTTCCTCGCTCGCCTCACCGGGGACCCCGCCAATCTGTATCTGCCGCTCAGCGCGACGCCCGAGCAGCGGGCCGAGTTCGCGGCCCGCAACGGGCTCGACGACCCTCTGGTCGCCCAGTTCGGCGACTACCTCGGCCAGGTCTTCCACCTGGACTTCGGTGAATCGCTGCGCACCGCTCAGCCGGCGGGTGAGGCGGTGCTGCGGGCCTTCCCCGCCACGCTTCAGCTGGCCGGCTGGACGATGCTGCTCGCCATCCTGGGCGCCGTGGTGATCGGCAGCCTGGCGGCGTACCGGCCCAACTCGGCGACCGACCGGTTCGCGAGCTTCCTCTCCTCCACGGCCGCCAGCGTCCCCGACTTCTGGTTCGCGATCATGGGCGTGCTGGTGTTCGCGGTGACGCTCGGCTGGCTGCCGACCTCCGGCACGAGCGGCGCGGCGGCGTGGGTGCTGCCCGTGGTGACGCTGCTGATCCGCCCGTTCGGGGTGCTGGTGCAGGTGGTACGCGGCGCCATGGTCTCCGCGCTGTCCGCCCCGTACGTCAAGGTGGCTCGCAGCAAGGGCGCGAGCGAGCCGCGGGTGGTCTTCGGGCACGCCCTGCGCAATGCGGCGGCACCGGCGCTCACCGTCGCGGGCGACCTCGCCGTCGGGCTGGTCAACGGGGCCGTCGTCGTCGAGACGATCTTCGGCTGGCCCGGCATCGGCAAGCTCATGATCGACTCGGTGCTGCAGCGCGACTTCGCGGTCCTGCAGGCCGCAGTGCTGCTGACCGCGCTGGTGATCTTCGCGCTCAACATCCTGGTGGACATCTGTCACGCGCTCCTCGACCCACGGGTCCGGCAGCAGGCGGCGGCGTGA
- a CDS encoding ABC transporter substrate-binding protein, which yields MSVCVLLLAASGCSVAGADPIGEGPDTLRVVLPEEPPTLEPCDASLTATGRVTRANITEALTEREPSTGQLEQALATKWTRTSATSWTFTLREGVTFHDGTPFTAEAAAFSIKRATDSDIDCNVDGYIFTDSEVTATPVDDTTLEVKTAKPDPILPLRLSFVEIVPTNTNPSARVREPVGTGPYRVDEWSQGRFLRLKRYPGYWGKAPEYAAAKYVWRAEGSVRAAMVTNDEADVAIGLAPEDGAGDRAVEFATNEVSFLRMDADRPPLDDIRIRRAINYAIDREGLVTAVFAGRPSGQLVAKGVTGHNPRVRPWPYDPERAKKLVAEARADGVPTDRTITIIGRNAIYPKAAEAMEVVQDGLLKAGLKVEIKMLDVNAWLEYLLRPFPKDIGPTLLQAQHGNQAGDAAFTMGQIYGSKGAQSSYGTPELDALIDEAQLAGGEARQKAFADTFAYQNDEVVRDAVMANMTGIMALSPNVRYEPDSATNDEMRLADMHRTD from the coding sequence ATGTCCGTATGCGTGCTGCTGCTCGCCGCCTCGGGGTGTTCGGTGGCGGGTGCCGACCCCATCGGTGAAGGCCCGGACACGTTGCGTGTCGTCCTGCCCGAGGAGCCGCCGACCCTCGAGCCCTGCGATGCCTCGCTCACCGCGACGGGACGGGTGACGCGGGCCAACATCACGGAGGCGCTGACCGAGCGCGAGCCGTCCACCGGGCAACTGGAACAGGCGCTGGCCACCAAGTGGACCCGTACCTCGGCCACTTCATGGACTTTCACGCTGCGCGAGGGCGTCACCTTCCATGACGGCACACCGTTCACGGCCGAAGCAGCCGCGTTCTCGATCAAGCGCGCCACGGACTCGGACATCGACTGCAACGTCGACGGCTATATCTTCACCGACAGCGAGGTCACGGCAACTCCCGTCGATGACACGACACTTGAGGTCAAGACGGCGAAGCCGGACCCGATCCTTCCGCTGCGCCTGTCCTTCGTCGAGATCGTGCCGACGAACACGAACCCGAGTGCCAGGGTGCGCGAGCCGGTCGGCACCGGCCCGTACCGGGTCGACGAATGGAGCCAGGGCCGCTTCCTTCGCCTGAAGCGCTACCCCGGCTACTGGGGCAAGGCCCCCGAGTACGCCGCGGCGAAGTACGTATGGCGGGCGGAGGGCAGCGTACGCGCGGCCATGGTCACCAACGACGAGGCGGATGTCGCGATCGGGCTCGCTCCCGAGGACGGCGCGGGCGACCGGGCGGTGGAGTTCGCCACCAACGAGGTCTCGTTCCTGCGAATGGACGCCGACAGGCCACCGCTCGACGACATCCGGATCCGCCGGGCCATCAACTACGCCATCGACCGCGAAGGCCTGGTCACGGCGGTCTTCGCGGGCCGACCGAGCGGCCAGCTCGTCGCGAAGGGCGTCACCGGACACAACCCCCGGGTGCGGCCATGGCCGTACGACCCGGAGCGCGCGAAGAAACTCGTGGCCGAGGCCCGCGCCGACGGAGTCCCGACCGACCGGACCATCACGATCATCGGCCGCAACGCGATCTACCCGAAGGCCGCCGAGGCGATGGAGGTCGTCCAGGACGGTCTACTCAAGGCCGGGCTGAAGGTCGAGATCAAGATGCTCGACGTCAACGCCTGGCTGGAGTACCTGCTGCGGCCCTTCCCCAAGGACATCGGTCCCACCCTCCTCCAGGCGCAGCACGGCAACCAGGCGGGGGACGCCGCGTTCACGATGGGGCAGATCTACGGCAGCAAGGGCGCGCAGAGCAGTTACGGCACCCCGGAGCTGGACGCGTTGATCGACGAGGCCCAGCTCGCCGGGGGCGAGGCGAGGCAGAAGGCGTTCGCGGACACCTTCGCGTACCAGAACGACGAGGTCGTACGGGACGCCGTCATGGCCAACATGACCGGCATCATGGCCCTTTCCCCGAACGTCCGTTACGAGCCCGACTCGGCCACCAATGACGAGATGCGGCTCGCCGACATGCACCGTACGGACTGA